Proteins found in one Orcinus orca chromosome 11, mOrcOrc1.1, whole genome shotgun sequence genomic segment:
- the NTF3 gene encoding neurotrophin-3, whose protein sequence is MVTSATILQVNKVMSILFYVIFLAYLRGIQGNSMDQRSLPEDSLNSLIIKLIQADILKNKLSKQMVDVKENYQSTLPKAEAPQEPAKSEFQPMTAMGPELLRHQRHYNSPRVLLSDSTPLEPPPLYLMEDYMGNPVATNRTARRKRYAEHKSHRGEYSVCDSESLWVTDKSSAIDIRGHQVTVLGEIKTGNSPVKQYFYETRCKEARPVKNGCRGIDDKHWNSQCKTSQTYVRALTSENNKLVGWRWIRIDTSCVCALSRKIGRT, encoded by the coding sequence ATCTTACAGGTGAACAAGGTGATGTCCATCTTGTTTTATGTGATATTTCTCGCTTATCTCCGTGGCATCCAAGGTAACAGCATGGATCAAAGGAGTTTGCCGGAAGACTCGCTCAATTCCCTGATTATTAAGCTGATCCaggcagatattttaaaaaacaagctcTCCAAGCAGATGGTGGACGTTAAGGAAAACTACCAGAGCACGCTGCCCAAAGCAGAGGCCCCCCAGGAGCCTGCCAAGTCGGAATTCCAGCCCATGACGGCCATGGGCCCCGAACTGCTGCGGCATCAGAGACACTACAACTCCCCCCGGGTCCTGCTGAGTGACAGCACCCCCTTGGAGCCCCCTCCCCTGTACCTCATGGAGGATTACATGGGCAACCCCGTGGCGACCAACAGAACGGCGCGGAGGAAGAGGTACGCGGAACACAAGAGTCACCGAGGGGAGTACTCCGTGTGTGACAGCGAGAGCTTGTGGGTGACCGACAAGTCATCGGCCATCGACATTCGGGGACACCAGGTCACGGTGCTGGGGGAGATCAAAACCGGCAACTCTCCCGTCAAACAATATTTTTATGAGACGAGATGTAAAGAGGCCAGGCCTGTCAAGAACGGTTGCAGAGGCATTGACGACAAACACTGGAACTCTCAGTGCAAAACCTCCCAAACCTACGTCCGGGCACTGACATCAGAAAACAACAAGCTGGTCGGCTGGCGGTGGATACGGATAGACACATCCTGTGTGTGTGCCTTGTCGAGAAAGATCGGAAGAACATAA